The Planctomycetota bacterium genomic sequence TCGCCTGGTTCAGCGCCTTCTGCTCCGAGCGAAGGTTCTCGCTGGCGATCAGCCCGGCGGGATCGTCCTTGCCGCGGTTGATCTTGAGACCCGTGCTCAGGCGCTCGAGGGCGACACCCAGGCTCTGGTTGTTCTGCCCGAGGACGCGCTGCGCGATCAGAGACTGGACATTCGTGTTGATGCGACCCATCGTGAACCTCCGTGCTGCTCGCGAGCCTCCCCTTGCGGCGGAGGGCTCCGTGACCCGTTGAGGCTCCGTACGCCGGCCTCATCGGCGGAGCCCGTGGCCGACGAGGCCCAGGGCTCGCGGAGGTCGGGTTCCGTCCCGCCCCCATTCCCGCCTGCCGGAACAAGCCCGGCAGGACCGGATTCGCATCGGGTACGCGGAAGCACCAGTTGAGCCGGACATGATCAGATTCCGCCACGAATCTTCGGCCGCACGCCTCGGTCGGGGGAAGTACGGGTCCCAAAATGACGCCGCCGCCGGGCTCACGGGAGCCCGGCGGGCGGTACGGTCGTCAAAGCTCGGGGATGCTCTAGCCGAGCAGCTGCAGCACCTGCTGGCTCTGCTGGTTCGCGAGCGTGAGCACCGACGTGCCCGCGCTCGAGAGGATCTGGGCCCTGGTCAGGCGGCTGGTCTCTTCCGCGAAATCCGCGTCGCGCAGGACCGAGTTGCTCGCCGTGAGGTTCTCGAACTGTGACTGCAGCGATCGCGTGTTGGTGTCGAGCACGTTCCGCTCGAACGCGCCCAGGCGCCCGCGCAGCACCGTGACCTCGTCGATCGCGGCGCCGAGGATGTCGCTCGCCGTCTTGAAGTTCCCCCGCTGCACCGACGCGGCGACGCTGTTCGCCTGCCCGTCCTTGAGCGAGCTGAGGTACTCCACCGTCCCGTTGACCAGCGTGGCGCCGAGCTTCGAAGCGGCGACCGACTGGATGCCCACGTTCGACTGCTGCAACGCCGTCACGTCCGGCCCGAGCTGGTACAGCGCGCCCCCGCCGGTGATGGTGAAGGTCGTGGGGGTGCCCGAGGGCGTGGTGGCGACCGCCGCCTTGAGCGTGAGGTCCAGCCCCAGGCTCGCCGAGTTGACCTTGATGCGCAGCCCGTTGCCCGTCGCGAGGTTCCCGTTGACGAGCGCCGCGACATCGCGCCCCTGGTCGCGGTCGGCGGTGGTGATGGTGCCGGCGCCGATGAGCGACGACCAGCCGAAGGGCGTGTTGGCCTCCACCGGCAGGTCGTCCTGGAACCGGTACGTCTGCCACGAGTTGCCCGTCGCCGGCGCGCCCAGGCGCTTCACCGAGACGAACGAGTTCGACCCGTAGTCGGTCGAGGTGAAGACGATGCCCGAGTTCGCGTCGTTGTTGATGAGCGAGGCGCGCACGCCCGTCAGCGAGGTCACGTTGTTCACGCCCTGCACGATCTTGCTCAGGGGCTGGCCCGACTGGATCGTGAGCGTCTCGACCCCGAACGGGCCGGCGACCTCCAGGGTGAGGGCCGACAGCGTCAGCCCGGGCGGGGTGGTCGAGCCGTTGTAGTACAGCCCGCCGGTCTGCGCGGAGGCGACGACATCGACCTCGACCTGCAGGCTCGCGGCGTTCAGGAAGCTCGCGGTGTTGACCTGCACCTTGGTGATCGCCGCCGCGTCCACCCCCGAGAGGGTGTAGTCGAGCGTGCCGTTGAGCAGCTTGAGCCCGCCGAAGGTCGCGGTGTTGGAGATGCGGGTGATCGAGTCGATCGCCGAGTCGATCTGGAGCTGGTTCGCGTCGCGCTCCGCCTGCGATGAGGCGCCGGTGTTCGCGGACTGGACGATGAGCGACCGGATGGAGTTCAGCAGGTCGTTGATCTAGGCGAGGGCGCCCTCGGTGGTCGAGATCATGGCGCTGGCCCGCGAGGAGTTCTTGATCCCCTGGTCCACGCCCTGCAGGTCCGAGCGGATCCGCTCGGAGATGATGAGCCCGGCCGGGTCGTCCTTGCCCCGGTTGATGCGAAGCCCCGTCGACAGTCGTTCCAGGCGGAGGTTCAGCTCCGACGTGGTCCGTCCCAGGTTCGCCTGGGCGATGACGCTCGGGACGTTCGTGTTGATTCTGGCCATGGCAATCCTCCGTGATTGAGGCTCAGCGCTTCCGTGCGTAAGGCAGGGCGGTCCGCCCTGCGAGGTTTACCGGGTGGGCGCGGGCGACGGGCCTCAGGCCCGCTTGACCGCGGCGGTGGTGATCGAGAGCGGCGCGGGCGACGGGCCCGGCCGGGGCGCCGGAGAGGCCAGACGCGACGCCGCGCCCCGCGCGGCCGACCGCGCCGGCCCCGGCGAGATCGCGCCCAGCGCCATGGCGTCCGCGCC encodes the following:
- a CDS encoding flagellin, which encodes MDAAAITKVQVNTASFLNAASLQVEVDVVASAQTGGLYYNGSTTPPGLTLSALTLEVAGPFGVETLTIQSGQPLSKIVQGVNNVTSLTGVRASLINNDANSGIVFTSTDYGSNSFVSVKRLGAPATGNSWQTYRFQDDLPVEANTPFGWSSLIGAGTITTADRDQGRDVAALVNGNLATGNGLRIKVNSASLGLDLTLKAAVATTPSGTPTTFTITGGGALYQLGPDVTALQQSNVGIQSVAASKLGATLVNGTVEYLSSLKDGQANSVAASVQRGNFKTASDILGAAIDEVTVLRGRLGAFERNVLDTNTRSLQSQFENLTASNSVLRDADFAEETSRLTRAQILSSAGTSVLTLANQQSQQVLQLLG